In the Campylobacteraceae bacterium genome, one interval contains:
- the napA gene encoding nitrate reductase catalytic subunit NapA, translating into MALNRRDFLKSSAAASAAAAIGMSVPLELQAKAKTAETGWRWDKAACRFCGTGCGIMLATKAGKIVAVKGDPAAPVNRGLNCIKGYFNAKIMYGADRLKKPLLRVNKKGEFDKQGDFAEVSWERAFDEMEIHAKKALKENGPEALANFASGQYTVMEGYAAQKMMKAGFRSNAIDPNARHCMASAVVGFYQTFGIDEPSGCYDDIEITDTVVSWGSNMAEMHPILWSRVTDRKLSNPDKVKIINLTTYTHRTSDVADMEIIFKPNSDLALWNYIAREIVYNHPESIDWDFVKQNIVFAASPVNIGYGMKNPDKEKSMDKYTDLEIEIMNKEAKKVISKAEAPALAPYGYKEGDVMVNKPAGLKHWEISFEEYKKFLAPYTAEYTTEVSKGNPDESDEEFMRKIKELAALYIEKGRKVVSFWTMGMNQHTRGTWVNTLAYNVHFLLNKQAKPGSGAFSLTGQPSACGTAREVGTFTHRLPADMMVKNPKHRDICEKAWKIPSKTLNGIGNQHVMKIMRDIEDGFVKFAWISVTNIFHTTASAKHWIKAAREMDVFIVCSDGYPGISAKVSDLILPTAMIYEKWGAYGNAERRTQHWRQQVLPVGDSMSDTWQWVEFAKRFTVKDLWGASTLRNGSKLEDVRSEAYKMGYSDDTTMYDILFANKAAKAFKLDLNDPIQKGYDNTDGAGDKRNVLGSDGKVFDGYGFFIQKYLFEEYADFGRGHGHDLADFDTYHKVRGLKWPVVDGKETQWRFNAKYDPYAAKANHGDFAFYGTLAKKLAYGDLKGITNKDKTSLKNKAKIFARPYMDAPEMPDERYPLWMSTGRVLEHWHSGTMTMRVPELYRAVPEALCYMNPDDAKKLNLTQGGLAWIESRRGRVKARVETRGRNRPPKGLVFVPFFDEKVFINKVCLDATCPQSKQTDFKKCAVKVYKA; encoded by the coding sequence ATGGCATTAAACAGAAGAGACTTTTTAAAAAGCTCAGCAGCAGCATCAGCGGCAGCTGCTATTGGAATGAGTGTTCCTTTAGAGCTTCAAGCAAAAGCTAAAACGGCTGAAACTGGTTGGAGATGGGATAAAGCAGCATGTAGATTTTGTGGTACGGGTTGTGGAATTATGTTAGCAACCAAAGCAGGAAAAATTGTTGCAGTAAAAGGCGATCCAGCAGCTCCCGTTAATAGAGGGCTTAATTGTATTAAAGGATATTTTAATGCAAAAATCATGTATGGGGCAGATAGGTTAAAAAAACCACTTTTAAGAGTCAATAAAAAAGGTGAGTTTGATAAACAAGGAGATTTTGCAGAAGTATCGTGGGAACGAGCTTTTGATGAAATGGAAATACACGCTAAAAAAGCCTTAAAAGAAAATGGTCCTGAAGCTCTTGCGAACTTTGCATCGGGACAATATACTGTTATGGAAGGTTATGCGGCGCAAAAAATGATGAAAGCAGGCTTTAGATCAAATGCTATTGATCCAAATGCCCGACATTGTATGGCTTCTGCTGTTGTTGGTTTTTATCAAACCTTTGGAATTGATGAACCTTCTGGATGTTATGATGATATTGAAATCACGGATACTGTAGTTTCTTGGGGTTCTAATATGGCAGAAATGCACCCTATTTTATGGTCAAGAGTAACGGATAGAAAATTATCAAATCCTGATAAAGTAAAAATCATTAACCTAACTACCTATACACATAGAACATCTGATGTGGCAGATATGGAAATTATTTTTAAACCAAATTCTGATTTGGCTTTATGGAATTATATTGCAAGAGAAATTGTATATAATCATCCAGAATCAATTGATTGGGACTTTGTTAAACAAAACATTGTATTTGCAGCAAGTCCTGTAAATATTGGTTATGGAATGAAAAATCCAGACAAAGAAAAATCTATGGACAAATACACAGATTTAGAAATAGAAATCATGAATAAAGAAGCTAAGAAAGTTATTTCTAAAGCTGAGGCACCTGCACTTGCACCTTATGGGTACAAAGAAGGCGATGTGATGGTTAATAAACCAGCTGGTCTTAAACACTGGGAAATTTCTTTTGAAGAATATAAAAAATTCTTAGCGCCTTATACAGCTGAATATACAACAGAAGTTTCAAAAGGGAATCCTGATGAGAGTGATGAAGAATTTATGCGAAAAATCAAAGAACTTGCTGCTTTATACATTGAAAAAGGAAGAAAGGTAGTTTCTTTTTGGACAATGGGAATGAATCAACATACACGTGGTACTTGGGTAAATACGCTTGCTTATAATGTTCACTTTTTATTAAATAAACAAGCAAAACCAGGTTCTGGAGCATTTTCATTAACAGGTCAACCAAGTGCTTGTGGAACTGCAAGAGAAGTTGGTACTTTTACACACAGATTACCTGCTGATATGATGGTTAAAAATCCAAAACACAGAGATATTTGTGAAAAAGCATGGAAAATTCCTTCAAAAACCTTAAATGGTATTGGAAATCAACATGTTATGAAAATAATGAGAGATATTGAAGATGGTTTTGTAAAATTTGCATGGATTTCAGTAACCAATATTTTCCATACAACAGCATCTGCAAAACATTGGATTAAAGCAGCAAGAGAAATGGATGTATTTATTGTATGTTCAGATGGATATCCAGGAATTTCTGCAAAAGTATCTGATTTAATTTTACCAACAGCTATGATTTATGAAAAATGGGGAGCTTATGGTAATGCGGAGAGAAGAACACAACATTGGAGACAACAAGTTCTACCAGTAGGGGATTCTATGTCTGATACTTGGCAGTGGGTTGAATTTGCAAAACGATTTACTGTAAAAGATTTATGGGGAGCTTCAACATTAAGAAATGGAAGTAAACTTGAAGATGTACGTTCTGAAGCTTATAAAATGGGCTATTCGGATGATACAACGATGTATGATATTTTATTTGCTAATAAAGCAGCCAAAGCGTTTAAACTGGATTTAAATGATCCTATCCAAAAAGGTTATGACAATACTGATGGAGCAGGAGATAAAAGAAACGTTCTTGGTTCTGATGGAAAAGTATTTGACGGTTATGGTTTTTTTATTCAAAAATATTTATTTGAAGAATATGCTGACTTTGGACGAGGACATGGACATGATTTAGCTGATTTTGATACGTACCACAAAGTAAGAGGATTAAAATGGCCAGTTGTTGATGGTAAAGAAACGCAGTGGAGATTTAATGCAAAATACGATCCATATGCTGCAAAAGCAAATCACGGTGATTTTGCATTTTATGGAACATTGGCTAAAAAATTAGCTTATGGAGATTTAAAAGGTATTACTAACAAAGATAAAACAAGCTTAAAAAACAAAGCGAAAATCTTTGCTCGCCCTTATATGGATGCACCAGAAATGCCAGATGAAAGATATCCTTTATGGATGAGTACAGGTAGAGTTTTAGAACACTGGCATTCAGGAACAATGACTATGAGAGTTCCAGAATTATACCGAGCAGTTCCAGAAGCTTTATGTTATATGAATCCAGATGATGCAAAAAAACTAAACCTTACTCAAGGTGGTTTAGCGTGGATTGAATCACGAAGAGGAAGAGTAAAAGCCAGAGTTGAAACAAGAGGAAGAAACAGACCTCCTAAAGGTTTGGTTTTTGTACCTTTCTTTGATGAAAAAGTATTTATTAATAAAGTTTGTTTGGATGCTACTTGTCCACAATCAAAACAAACTGACTTTAAAAAATGTGCAGTTAAAGTATATAAAGCTTAA
- the napH gene encoding quinol dehydrogenase ferredoxin subunit NapH: MIRKYRYLILRRSLQVSLMFLYFAGNAWGFTFLQGNLSSSLLLGFIPLSDPYAALQMLVAGAVLSSDLLIGVLIITLFYISIGGRAFCSWVCPINIISDASNYIRRKFGFNKIQKKQPASRNLRYFVLFLSLILSYFLGLSAFEFISPISMVHRGLVFGMGFGYGAIVIIFLFDLFVLKNGWCGHICPLGAFYSMAAKFSLIKVAHDAQKCTACMECKDVCPESQVLFMINKESIPVLSGECTSCARCIEVCNDDALNFTIRNFKGEKNET; encoded by the coding sequence ATGATTAGAAAATACAGATATCTCATCTTAAGAAGATCGTTACAAGTATCATTAATGTTTTTATATTTTGCAGGAAATGCTTGGGGATTTACTTTTTTACAAGGTAATTTATCTTCCTCGTTGTTACTTGGATTTATTCCTTTAAGTGATCCTTATGCTGCTTTGCAAATGTTAGTTGCAGGGGCAGTTTTAAGCAGTGATTTATTAATAGGTGTTTTAATTATTACCCTTTTTTACATAAGCATAGGCGGACGTGCTTTTTGTTCTTGGGTATGCCCTATTAATATTATCTCTGATGCAAGTAATTATATAAGAAGAAAATTTGGTTTTAACAAAATCCAAAAAAAACAACCCGCAAGTAGAAATTTGCGTTATTTTGTTTTGTTTTTGAGTTTAATACTTTCGTATTTTTTAGGCCTTAGTGCTTTTGAATTTATTTCCCCTATTTCTATGGTTCATAGAGGTTTGGTTTTTGGCATGGGCTTTGGTTATGGAGCAATTGTTATTATTTTTTTATTCGATTTATTCGTTTTAAAAAATGGTTGGTGTGGGCATATTTGTCCTTTGGGTGCTTTTTACTCTATGGCAGCTAAATTTTCACTTATAAAAGTAGCTCATGATGCGCAAAAATGTACAGCATGTATGGAATGTAAAGATGTTTGTCCAGAATCGCAAGTGTTATTCATGATTAATAAAGAATCAATACCTGTATTAAGTGGAGAATGTACATCTTGTGCAAGATGTATAGAAGTATGCAATGACGATGCATTAAATTTTACAATTAGAAATTTTAAAGGAGAGAAAAATGAAACTTAG
- a CDS encoding WD40 repeat domain-containing protein, translating to MNKLKKLFFIFLFITTLEGKDIEAKYSFTLSSGVTDMIRDKEKLYISTLEGTLFSFDMYSKELKNLVKMPKTKDFLDEKMPSKIYSVDILKDKILLLAQGFKGARQLLIYENQQLRTVLSDQKHLFISQAKFINKNLIIFASLANEIYLYNITSKKTLYIKQISASKFSHFVLNEKKDEIIIADESGDLKVHNSFTGSFIKIYEKQNLDNVFQVDIKNNVILTAGQDRRAVVYNQGKTFYKKVNFLIYACALSPSGKLAAIANDEENNVLIFDTKTKKELFELKGNKMLLNHILFINEKELFISNDGKTINYYILP from the coding sequence ATGAATAAGTTAAAAAAACTCTTTTTTATATTTTTATTCATCACAACATTAGAAGGCAAAGATATAGAAGCTAAGTATAGTTTTACACTTAGTTCTGGTGTTACAGATATGATAAGAGACAAAGAAAAATTATATATCTCTACTCTAGAAGGCACACTCTTTTCTTTTGATATGTATTCAAAAGAATTAAAAAACTTAGTAAAAATGCCCAAAACAAAAGACTTCTTAGACGAAAAAATGCCTTCAAAAATATACTCTGTAGATATTCTTAAAGATAAAATATTACTTTTAGCACAAGGTTTTAAAGGAGCAAGACAGCTTTTAATTTATGAAAATCAACAACTTAGAACGGTTCTCTCAGACCAAAAACATTTATTTATTTCTCAAGCAAAATTTATAAATAAAAATCTAATTATATTTGCAAGTCTTGCAAATGAGATTTATTTATACAATATTACGAGTAAAAAAACTCTTTATATCAAACAAATATCTGCTTCTAAGTTTTCGCATTTCGTATTAAATGAAAAAAAAGATGAGATAATTATTGCAGATGAAAGTGGAGATTTAAAAGTACATAACAGTTTTACTGGTTCTTTTATTAAAATCTATGAAAAACAAAACCTAGACAATGTTTTTCAAGTGGATATTAAAAATAATGTCATTTTAACAGCAGGTCAAGATCGCCGTGCAGTTGTTTATAATCAAGGAAAAACATTCTATAAAAAGGTAAACTTCTTAATATATGCATGTGCATTAAGTCCAAGTGGAAAGCTTGCGGCAATTGCCAATGATGAAGAAAACAATGTTTTGATTTTTGATACAAAAACAAAAAAAGAATTGTTTGAATTAAAAGGCAATAAAATGTTGTTAAACCATATATTGTTTATCAATGAAAAAGAACTTTTTATAAGTAATGATGGTAAAACCATCAATTATTATATCTTACCCTAA
- a CDS encoding nitrate reductase cytochrome c-type subunit, with protein MKLRNIILGLSVITAVFITGCTDANKTYSTVKEESLGLRKTNLYTEDTTTGDKTMYGTGEPMSGYKIKRAYQDAPPMIPHSTEGLMPITIDNNSCVGCHDPAVAESMGATPLPKSHFINFRPAHSYSLKEGFKKTIDVMKNEVSIQEIPTLSGARFSCTQCHAPQSTGKLAVENNFKASFLSKDGDSKSRWHEVLTKDLDTLKKNIDSLEK; from the coding sequence ATGAAACTTAGAAATATAATTTTAGGTCTTAGTGTTATAACGGCTGTTTTTATTACTGGATGTACGGATGCAAACAAAACCTATTCTACTGTTAAAGAAGAGTCTTTGGGTTTAAGAAAAACCAACCTTTATACAGAAGATACAACAACAGGTGATAAAACTATGTATGGTACAGGTGAACCTATGAGTGGCTATAAAATCAAAAGAGCCTACCAAGATGCACCACCAATGATTCCACATAGTACAGAAGGTTTAATGCCTATTACTATTGATAATAATTCATGTGTAGGATGTCATGATCCAGCAGTGGCTGAATCTATGGGGGCAACGCCTCTTCCTAAATCACATTTTATTAATTTTAGACCAGCTCATAGTTATTCGCTAAAAGAAGGTTTCAAAAAAACCATTGATGTGATGAAAAATGAAGTATCTATTCAAGAAATACCTACTTTATCAGGAGCAAGATTTTCGTGTACTCAATGTCATGCACCTCAAAGTACTGGAAAACTAGCAGTTGAAAATAATTTTAAAGCAAGTTTTTTAAGTAAAGATGGAGATAGTAAATCAAGATGGCATGAAGTATTAACAAAAGATTTAGATACATTAAAGAAAAACATAGATAGTTTAGAGAAATAA
- a CDS encoding 4Fe-4S dicluster domain-containing protein has protein sequence MNRRELFSSLAFKKQESVIRPPYYKDDIFLNECISCEGLCKDVCPTNIIFIQKNKTPALNFEHAGCTYCDECAIVCPTQALSLEFKHTIKAKITINTEKCLSWNRTMCFSCKDPCLDTAIDFLALFKPSINDNCTSCGYCIKACPTGAIEISTLNE, from the coding sequence ATGAACAGAAGAGAGCTTTTTAGCTCTCTTGCTTTTAAAAAGCAAGAGAGTGTTATAAGACCCCCTTATTATAAAGATGATATTTTTTTGAATGAGTGTATAAGCTGTGAAGGTTTATGTAAGGATGTCTGTCCTACAAATATTATTTTCATTCAAAAGAATAAAACCCCAGCACTAAATTTTGAGCATGCTGGTTGTACTTACTGTGATGAATGTGCCATAGTTTGTCCCACACAAGCACTTTCTCTGGAGTTTAAACACACAATAAAAGCAAAAATTACTATTAATACAGAAAAATGTTTATCTTGGAATCGAACCATGTGTTTTTCTTGTAAAGATCCTTGTTTAGATACAGCCATAGATTTTCTGGCACTGTTTAAACCATCAATTAATGATAATTGTACTTCCTGTGGATACTGTATTAAAGCCTGCCCTACAGGTGCAATAGAAATAAGTACTTTAAATGAATAA
- a CDS encoding imidazolonepropionase, translating to MKDFDKVWTHGRITVLNKNNEIEVLENSFLAIKNKKIVKIDKMENLSKFTSKESFNVENRLISTSLIDCHTHLVYAKSRANEFEKRLNGETYAKIAEAGGGIVSSIKGIRESSFDEIYESSEKRLICLIKEGVTCIEIKTGYGLDTKSEIKMLEVMKKLEDNYPIHIEKTFLGAHAVPLEYKNNADAYIDYICDTMLDEVHNTGLIDAVDAYCEHLAFSVEQIKRVFEKAKSLDLRVKLHAEQFSSMGASTLACEYKALSVDHLEFTQEEDIKRMKESNTVAVLLPGAYYFLRESKMPAINLFRKHKVPIAIASDLNPGTSALCSMQLMMNMSAVIFSLSVNETFLAVTKHASQALGLQESKGLLALGYDADFCIWDIDHIRDLVCSFRPTALHSSVYQGEKVNV from the coding sequence ATGAAAGATTTTGATAAAGTTTGGACCCATGGAAGAATTACTGTTCTAAATAAGAATAATGAAATAGAGGTGCTTGAAAACAGTTTTTTAGCAATAAAAAATAAAAAAATAGTAAAAATAGATAAAATGGAAAATTTGTCAAAATTTACATCTAAAGAAAGTTTTAATGTTGAAAACAGACTGATTTCTACTTCTTTAATTGATTGTCATACGCATTTAGTGTATGCAAAATCAAGAGCAAATGAGTTTGAAAAAAGACTAAATGGAGAAACCTATGCCAAAATTGCAGAAGCAGGGGGAGGTATTGTTTCTTCTATTAAAGGCATAAGAGAAAGTAGCTTTGATGAAATCTATGAAAGCAGTGAAAAACGCTTAATTTGTTTAATTAAAGAAGGCGTGACCTGTATTGAGATTAAAACAGGTTATGGGCTTGATACAAAAAGTGAAATCAAAATGTTAGAAGTAATGAAAAAACTCGAAGACAATTATCCAATACATATAGAAAAAACATTTTTAGGTGCCCATGCTGTTCCCTTGGAATACAAAAACAATGCAGATGCTTATATTGATTATATTTGCGACACAATGTTAGATGAGGTTCATAATACAGGGCTAATAGATGCAGTTGATGCGTATTGTGAACATCTTGCTTTTTCAGTAGAGCAAATCAAAAGAGTTTTTGAAAAAGCTAAAAGTTTAGATTTAAGAGTAAAACTTCATGCCGAACAATTCTCATCAATGGGAGCAAGCACACTTGCATGTGAATACAAAGCATTAAGTGTAGATCATTTAGAATTTACACAAGAAGAAGATATTAAAAGAATGAAAGAAAGTAATACCGTTGCTGTTTTATTACCAGGTGCGTATTATTTTTTAAGAGAAAGCAAAATGCCAGCAATTAATCTTTTTAGAAAACATAAAGTACCAATAGCAATTGCTAGTGATTTAAATCCAGGAACCTCTGCTTTATGTTCGATGCAATTAATGATGAATATGTCCGCTGTAATATTTTCTTTAAGTGTCAATGAGACATTTTTAGCGGTAACAAAACATGCATCTCAAGCTCTTGGGCTTCAAGAATCAAAAGGGCTCTTAGCTTTGGGGTATGATGCTGATTTTTGTATTTGGGATATTGATCATATTAGAGATTTAGTTTGTTCTTTTAGACCAACAGCTTTGCATTCTAGTGTGTATCAAGGAGAAAAAGTAAATGTATAA
- the hutG gene encoding formimidoylglutamase translates to MYKKANKDLWSGRVDVEDKELGKRWHEKIQFINEPFTKKKGICLFSFDCDEGVKRNKGRVGAAKAGDALKKAMGNFAYHLENKILYDAGKVVATEDLEKSQKVYAKTLKKILKNKHFPLVLGGGHETAYGSFLALHKHLKEDIAIINFDAHFDLRVNKEATSGTPFAQIAALCKKDKRKFSYMCLGVSKASNTKALYKKAKDLNVVSIEDTKMNLLYLDQIKKDIDVFLQKQKNIYITIDTDVFSAYILEAVSAPASRGISLEITYEVLKYCFKKYKNRIKLLDITEFNPHFDEKTIGAKIISRLVFDIVHLIDEHIK, encoded by the coding sequence ATGTATAAAAAAGCAAACAAAGACTTATGGAGCGGAAGAGTTGATGTAGAAGACAAAGAATTAGGAAAACGTTGGCATGAAAAAATACAATTTATAAATGAGCCCTTTACGAAAAAAAAAGGTATTTGTCTTTTTTCTTTTGACTGCGATGAGGGTGTTAAAAGAAATAAAGGAAGAGTTGGAGCTGCAAAAGCAGGGGATGCTTTGAAAAAAGCCATGGGAAACTTTGCTTATCATTTAGAAAATAAGATTCTATATGATGCTGGAAAAGTTGTAGCCACTGAAGACTTAGAAAAATCTCAAAAGGTTTATGCCAAAACCTTGAAGAAAATATTAAAAAACAAACACTTTCCTCTTGTTTTAGGAGGAGGGCATGAAACAGCTTATGGAAGTTTTTTGGCTTTACATAAACATCTAAAAGAAGATATTGCCATCATTAATTTTGATGCGCACTTTGATTTACGAGTGAACAAAGAAGCTACTTCAGGAACACCTTTTGCTCAAATAGCTGCTTTATGTAAAAAAGATAAAAGAAAATTTTCGTATATGTGTTTGGGAGTATCAAAAGCTTCTAATACAAAAGCTTTGTATAAAAAAGCAAAAGATTTAAATGTTGTTTCTATAGAAGATACAAAAATGAATCTTTTGTATTTAGATCAAATTAAAAAAGACATTGATGTTTTTTTGCAAAAACAAAAAAATATATATATTACAATTGATACAGATGTTTTTTCAGCCTATATACTAGAAGCAGTATCAGCGCCTGCTTCAAGAGGTATTAGTTTAGAAATCACTTATGAAGTTTTAAAGTACTGTTTCAAAAAATATAAAAATAGAATTAAACTTCTAGATATAACAGAGTTTAATCCCCATTTTGATGAAAAAACCATTGGAGCCAAAATTATTTCAAGACTTGTTTTTGATATTGTGCATTTAATTGATGAGCATATAAAATAA
- a CDS encoding YjiH family protein codes for MKNTEEKNIFVLGNILKFSILSMLGIFIFFIAIEFNGKTTIPLDHMVGFFKTNLSSVLPYYALIVIFLGAVYPFYKKEWNKDTVTIIFSIAKVIGFFVAVMAVTKIGPDFLFQRGMVPFLYDKLVISVGLIVPIGAIFLAFLINYGLLEFIGVLLQPVMKPIWKTPGRSAIDAVASFVGSYSIGLLITNRVYMEGKYSAKEAAIIATGFSTVSATFMIIVAKTLGLMEMWNFYFFSTLVITFMVTAITVRLYPLSKKSDLNYNNEKIIEIKQEGNIFKNALKEGLSGAAKAEPVLKNIGTNFVDGFKMTMAILPSILSIGLLGLLLAKYTPLFDIAAYIFYPFTYILQLPDPLVTAKAITLGIAEMFLPALASKEAVEIVRYVVGVVSISSILFFSASIPCIMSTSIPLSMKEIIIVWFQRTVLSLIIASGVAHIFL; via the coding sequence ATGAAAAATACAGAAGAAAAAAACATTTTTGTTTTAGGAAACATTTTAAAGTTTTCTATATTAAGTATGCTTGGAATATTTATATTCTTTATTGCAATAGAGTTTAATGGGAAAACTACTATACCTTTAGATCATATGGTAGGTTTTTTCAAAACAAACTTGTCGAGTGTTTTACCTTATTATGCACTTATAGTCATTTTTTTAGGTGCCGTTTATCCTTTTTATAAAAAAGAATGGAATAAAGATACTGTTACAATTATTTTCTCAATTGCTAAAGTAATCGGTTTTTTTGTGGCTGTTATGGCAGTTACAAAAATAGGACCTGATTTTTTATTCCAAAGAGGAATGGTACCTTTTTTGTATGACAAACTTGTAATATCTGTAGGCCTAATTGTTCCAATAGGCGCAATATTCTTGGCTTTTCTAATTAATTATGGACTCTTAGAATTTATTGGTGTGCTCTTACAGCCTGTAATGAAACCCATTTGGAAAACACCAGGCAGATCAGCAATTGATGCTGTTGCTTCTTTTGTTGGTTCTTATTCTATTGGTTTGTTAATTACAAACAGAGTATATATGGAAGGGAAGTATTCAGCTAAAGAAGCAGCTATTATTGCTACTGGGTTTTCAACAGTCAGTGCTACTTTTATGATAATAGTTGCAAAAACATTGGGATTAATGGAGATGTGGAATTTCTATTTTTTCTCAACGCTAGTAATTACTTTTATGGTAACTGCAATTACAGTAAGATTGTATCCCTTATCTAAAAAATCCGATTTAAATTATAATAATGAAAAAATAATAGAAATAAAACAAGAAGGAAATATCTTTAAAAATGCTCTAAAAGAAGGTTTAAGTGGAGCAGCTAAAGCAGAACCCGTACTTAAAAACATAGGAACAAATTTTGTAGATGGTTTTAAAATGACTATGGCTATTTTACCTTCTATTTTATCTATTGGACTATTGGGATTATTACTTGCTAAATATACGCCCTTATTTGATATAGCAGCTTATATATTTTATCCTTTTACGTATATACTTCAATTACCAGATCCTCTAGTTACTGCTAAAGCCATTACCTTAGGAATTGCAGAAATGTTTTTACCAGCTCTTGCTTCAAAAGAAGCAGTTGAGATTGTACGTTATGTTGTAGGTGTTGTTTCTATTTCATCTATTTTGTTTTTCTCAGCATCGATTCCTTGTATTATGTCTACTTCTATTCCTTTAAGTATGAAAGAGATAATTATTGTTTGGTTTCAAAGAACGGTATTATCTTTAATAATAGCATCTGGAGTTGCTCATATATTTTTATAA
- a CDS encoding chaperone NapD has product MNISSIVVKTLVKNLDAVVTSLKNCEACDYHMHDEEGRIIITIEGANVEEDLKKLRVVEQLPFVIAAEMQMAYSEDELDQNMEVLKNSDVIPKGINDNDINPEDILYNGDLKKKDLEAFSRQLDTAQVQKA; this is encoded by the coding sequence ATGAATATCTCAAGCATAGTAGTAAAAACCCTAGTAAAGAATTTAGACGCAGTTGTAACAAGTTTAAAAAACTGTGAGGCCTGTGATTATCACATGCATGATGAAGAAGGTCGTATTATCATTACCATTGAAGGTGCAAATGTAGAAGAAGACTTAAAAAAACTACGAGTGGTTGAACAACTTCCTTTCGTAATAGCAGCAGAAATGCAAATGGCTTACAGTGAAGATGAACTGGATCAAAATATGGAAGTACTAAAAAACAGTGACGTTATTCCAAAAGGAATTAATGACAATGATATTAATCCTGAAGATATTTTATACAATGGTGATTTAAAGAAAAAAGATCTAGAAGCTTTTTCAAGACAATTAGATACAGCCCAAGTTCAAAAAGCATAA
- the napG gene encoding ferredoxin-type protein NapG: MEITRREFFLKSARSAGLLALGGLVWSAYVDEVTASKLILRPPGALKEKDFLAACIKCGLCVEACPYDTLMLAKPGDNKPLGTPFFIPRDMPCYMCPDIPCVPICPTNALDEKRVSTNGILDINTADMGLALIDESACIAFWGIQCDACHSACPLLNEAITLEYRKNDRTGKHAFIVPIVHADVCTGCGLCERACITQKASIFILPRDLVTGRAGDHYIKSWSKEDESRLKNAREIKTKTKISSRPAIDSLNDMKGLLDD; this comes from the coding sequence ATGGAAATAACTAGAAGAGAGTTTTTCTTAAAATCTGCGAGAAGTGCAGGTTTATTAGCCCTTGGGGGTTTGGTTTGGAGTGCTTATGTTGATGAAGTAACAGCCTCTAAACTTATTTTACGGCCCCCAGGAGCTCTTAAAGAAAAAGATTTTCTAGCAGCATGTATCAAGTGTGGGCTTTGTGTTGAAGCCTGTCCTTACGATACTTTAATGTTAGCAAAACCAGGGGATAATAAACCCTTAGGAACACCTTTTTTTATACCAAGAGACATGCCTTGTTATATGTGTCCTGATATACCTTGTGTTCCTATTTGTCCAACCAATGCTTTAGATGAAAAACGTGTTAGTACTAATGGCATATTAGATATCAATACTGCTGATATGGGGCTTGCACTTATTGATGAGAGCGCATGTATTGCTTTTTGGGGAATACAATGCGATGCTTGTCACAGCGCTTGTCCACTTTTAAATGAAGCTATTACTTTAGAGTATCGAAAAAATGATAGAACAGGGAAACATGCTTTTATTGTTCCAATTGTACATGCCGATGTATGTACAGGTTGTGGTTTATGTGAAAGAGCATGTATCACACAAAAAGCTTCTATTTTTATTTTGCCACGTGACTTAGTTACAGGACGAGCTGGGGATCATTATATTAAGTCTTGGAGTAAAGAAGATGAAAGTCGTTTAAAAAATGCAAGAGAAATTAAAACAAAAACAAAAATAAGCAGCAGACCTGCAATAGATTCATTAAATGATATGAAAGGACTTTTAGATGATTAG